The Ancylothrix sp. D3o sequence ATATTAGGAAAAGTAAACAATTTTAAATCAACTAAAAGCTTAAACAGTCGCTTCATAATGGTAAAGTTTCTACAGAAGCGGTAACACCGTCTAAGTAAGCTTTTCAATGATAACCACACTGATTCAATTGGATTATTTTCAGGAGCATAAGGAGCAAATAAATAACAAGTCACTTTCCATTCTTGGGGAGGTAAATCCTGATTAATTGTCTCCAGTAAGCAGCGGATTAGCTCGCTTCTATGATAGGCCGCTCCGTCCCAGAAAATAATAATTTGTTTTTCTGGATTAAGTTTAATTAGTTCTTGAATAAAGTCTACTGTCGAATCGCTATTTCCTGCTTGATAAGCGCGCACAATTAACTCTTGGTTTATCAGTTCTAAAGCCCCATAAGAAGTTTGGCGATTCTTTTCATTAATAATCGGTATCTTTAATCTTTTTTGGCTGTCTCCCCATAAATGACTAATTAGATCTCCTTCTAATAAGTGAACTTCGTCTACGGCATACACAGTAACCTCTCCCGACTTAATCTTCGGCATGAATTTTTCTAATATAAACTGGATTTCTTGATTTTTTTTCTTCACGACTTCAGGGTCTTTACGAGGGTTCTTTTTTTGCGCTTTGCAGCAACTAATCTTAGCTTCGGCAAGTAAGCTATAATAGCTGGTTGGGGACTGAAAAACTACGTCATATTGCTCAATTAAATAACACTCTAGTTCTGACAAGTCCCAATGTTCTTGTTGTTGGAGCCAAGCAATTACGGCTTGCTTTTCCTCTCTACTCAAATAACTTTGGCTGCCTTTA is a genomic window containing:
- a CDS encoding IS630 family transposase translates to MEDLELKRVIKELDKLIKSNPDSRELKRALAVKLALQGWIYSMIATTLNVSKSFITKWQKKFKSAGIEGIKFSYKGSQSYLSREEKQAVIAWLQQQEHWDLSELECYLIEQYDVVFQSPTSYYSLLAEAKISCCKAQKKNPRKDPEVVKKKNQEIQFILEKFMPKIKSGEVTVYAVDEVHLLEGDLISHLWGDSQKRLKIPIINEKNRQTSYGALELINQELIVRAYQAGNSDSTVDFIQELIKLNPEKQIIIFWDGAAYHRSELIRCLLETINQDLPPQEWKVTCYLFAPYAPENNPIESVWLSLKSLLRRCYRFCRNFTIMKRLFKLLVDLKLFTFPNIKNYDAFSCLI